One window from the genome of Dyella sp. A6 encodes:
- the phoB gene encoding phosphate regulon transcriptional regulator PhoB, with the protein MHKRILIVEDEPSIRDMVAFALRKADMEAVPAADARAAQMAIAERIPDLILLDWMLPGMSGLELARRLRREESGREIPIIMLTARGEEMDRVNGLEAGVDDYVIKPFSSRELIARIKAVLRRSHGDDGSGVIELGGLRLDGPAHRVFAGDEAVSIGPTEYRLLHFFMTHPERVYSRAQLLDHVWGGSVYVEERTVDVHIRRLRKTLEPWKLDELIQTVRGAGYRFSTST; encoded by the coding sequence GTGCACAAACGCATCCTGATCGTCGAAGACGAACCCTCGATCCGCGACATGGTCGCCTTTGCCCTGCGCAAGGCCGACATGGAAGCCGTACCCGCCGCCGACGCACGCGCAGCCCAGATGGCCATCGCCGAGCGCATCCCCGACCTGATCCTGCTCGACTGGATGCTGCCGGGCATGAGCGGTCTCGAACTGGCACGCCGCCTGCGCCGCGAGGAATCCGGCCGCGAGATACCGATCATCATGCTGACCGCGCGCGGCGAGGAAATGGACCGGGTGAACGGTCTCGAAGCCGGCGTGGACGACTATGTCATCAAGCCGTTCTCCTCGCGCGAACTGATCGCCCGCATCAAGGCGGTGCTGCGACGCAGCCACGGTGATGACGGCTCCGGCGTGATCGAGCTGGGCGGCCTGCGCCTGGACGGCCCTGCGCATCGCGTGTTCGCCGGCGACGAGGCCGTGTCCATCGGCCCCACCGAATACCGTCTGCTGCATTTCTTCATGACGCATCCCGAGCGCGTCTACTCGCGCGCGCAACTGCTCGACCACGTCTGGGGCGGTAGCGTCTATGTCGAGGAGCGCACCGTCGACGTGCATATCCGGCGCCTGCGCAAGACCCTCGAGCCCTGGAAGCTGGACGAACTGATCCAGACCGTGCGCGGTGCCGGCTACCGCTTCTCCACCAGCACCTGA
- the lpxH gene encoding UDP-2,3-diacylglucosamine diphosphatase, with amino-acid sequence MSATLFIADLHLDDSRPQITTLFERFLASDSVRDADALYILGDLVEAWIGDDDDAELLQRIAHATRAVHDAGVPVYFMAGNRDFLLGSDYAQRAGFSMLDDGTVHDLYGTPTLLMHGDLLCTDDVAYQTVRKQVRTPEWKAQVLGMPLEARRAFAAKARADSKAHTGSTMESIMDVNQDAVAEAMRQAGVTRLIHGHTHRPAVHSLEVDGQPAKRVVLGDWYEHGSMLEITPHHLQLRGLSD; translated from the coding sequence ATGAGCGCCACCCTGTTCATCGCCGACCTGCACCTGGATGACAGCCGGCCGCAGATCACCACGCTGTTCGAACGCTTCCTGGCCAGCGACAGCGTGCGCGACGCCGACGCGCTGTACATCCTCGGCGACCTGGTCGAGGCATGGATCGGCGACGACGACGACGCCGAACTGCTGCAACGCATCGCCCACGCCACCCGCGCCGTGCACGACGCCGGCGTACCGGTGTACTTCATGGCCGGCAACCGCGACTTCCTGCTCGGCAGCGACTACGCGCAGCGGGCCGGCTTCAGCATGCTCGACGACGGCACCGTGCACGATCTGTACGGCACCCCCACCCTGCTGATGCACGGCGACCTGCTGTGCACCGACGACGTGGCCTACCAGACCGTGCGCAAGCAGGTACGCACGCCCGAGTGGAAGGCCCAGGTGCTCGGCATGCCGCTGGAAGCCCGCCGCGCCTTTGCCGCCAAGGCACGTGCCGACAGCAAGGCACACACCGGCAGCACCATGGAGTCGATCATGGACGTCAACCAGGACGCCGTGGCCGAGGCCATGCGGCAAGCCGGGGTCACACGCCTGATTCACGGCCATACCCATCGCCCGGCTGTCCACTCTCTCGAAGTCGACGGCCAGCCCGCGAAGCGCGTCGTACTCGGCGACTGGTACGAACACGGCTCGATGCTGGAAATCACACCGCACCATCTGCAACTGCGCGGCCTGTCGGACTGA
- the grxC gene encoding glutaredoxin 3 → MPKIEVYSTAVCPYCVAAKNLLKAKGLAWEEVRVDTDPAQRETMLARSGGRRTVPQIFVNDQLVGGYDDLVAADRSGKLAELLDAAA, encoded by the coding sequence ATGCCGAAAATCGAAGTCTATTCCACCGCCGTGTGCCCGTACTGCGTGGCGGCCAAGAACCTGCTGAAAGCCAAGGGACTGGCCTGGGAAGAAGTGCGCGTGGACACCGACCCGGCGCAGCGGGAAACCATGCTGGCACGTTCGGGCGGTCGTCGCACCGTGCCGCAGATTTTCGTCAACGACCAGCTGGTCGGCGGTTACGACGACCTGGTGGCGGCGGACCGCAGCGGCAAACTGGCCGAGTTGCTGGATGCTGCCGCATGA
- the ppk1 gene encoding polyphosphate kinase 1 → MSHPAPSPSLLPDPTAPEFYLNRELAALEFNFRVLSQAQDPRVPLLERLRYLSIVANNLDEFFEVRVAVLKHHHSYGTVAPGPDGLSSAETLSRIRQRVLDLVSAQYTTWHEQLRPALDMEGIHFLTRTQWSDRQRRWLHGYFENEVLPVLSPLGLDPVHPFPRILNKTLNIAVVLHGRDAFGHEGHIALVRAPRSLPRIIRLPDEVCGPGEHFVFLAELLQAFADLMFPGLEVAGSYQFRVTRNSELMVEEAEVDNLARALSEELLGRGYARPVRLEIGNDCPQSIVSMLIANFELEETDVYRCDGPVNIIRAGSIYGQLDRPALKFPRFTPRMPVGLDPDVSTFDVLRQRDILLHHPYESFGAVVDLLRQAAQDPDVLAIKQTLYRADSDTPLVDLLVEASHNGKDVTVVIELRARFNEEANIRLATQLQEAGVQVVYGVVGYKTHAKMMLIVRREHGALRRYVHLSTGNYHQANSRVYTDIGLMSAQPEIGEDIHKVFQQLSGLGPQIKLKRLLHSPFTLYTSVVAKIERETAHARAGKPARIVAKLNALNESHVVEALYRASQAGVEIDLIVRGACTLRPGLPGLSERVRVRSIVGRFLEHSRVYWFANDGDAEVYCASADWMGRNLLRRIEIAFPILDPELAQRVYEETLALYLADNTHAWLLGADGHYTRAEQGDAEPYDAQQTLLDKLCP, encoded by the coding sequence ATGTCACATCCCGCCCCGTCGCCATCCCTGTTGCCCGATCCCACGGCCCCCGAGTTCTATCTGAACCGCGAACTGGCCGCACTGGAATTCAACTTCCGCGTGCTGAGCCAGGCACAGGATCCGCGTGTGCCGCTGCTGGAGCGACTACGCTACCTGAGCATCGTGGCCAACAACCTCGACGAGTTTTTCGAGGTGCGCGTGGCCGTGCTCAAGCATCACCACAGTTACGGCACGGTCGCACCGGGCCCGGATGGGCTGAGCTCCGCCGAGACCCTCTCCCGCATCCGCCAGCGCGTGCTCGATCTGGTCAGCGCCCAGTACACCACCTGGCACGAGCAGCTGCGTCCGGCACTGGACATGGAAGGCATCCACTTCCTCACCCGCACGCAGTGGAGCGACCGCCAGCGCCGCTGGCTGCACGGCTACTTCGAGAACGAAGTACTGCCGGTGCTCTCGCCGCTGGGGCTGGACCCGGTACATCCGTTCCCGCGCATCCTGAACAAGACGCTGAACATCGCGGTGGTGCTGCACGGCCGCGACGCATTCGGCCACGAAGGCCACATCGCCCTGGTTCGCGCACCACGCTCGCTGCCCCGGATCATCCGGCTGCCCGACGAGGTATGCGGCCCCGGCGAGCATTTCGTGTTCCTCGCCGAACTGCTGCAGGCCTTCGCCGACCTGATGTTCCCGGGCCTGGAAGTCGCGGGTTCCTACCAGTTCCGCGTCACCCGCAACAGCGAGTTGATGGTGGAAGAAGCCGAGGTGGACAACCTCGCCCGCGCACTCAGCGAGGAACTGCTCGGTCGCGGCTACGCGCGTCCGGTGCGTCTGGAGATCGGCAACGACTGCCCGCAGTCGATCGTGTCCATGCTGATCGCCAATTTCGAACTGGAAGAGACCGACGTCTACCGCTGCGACGGCCCGGTCAACATCATCCGCGCCGGCTCGATCTACGGCCAGCTGGACCGCCCTGCCCTGAAATTCCCGCGCTTCACCCCGCGCATGCCGGTGGGGCTGGATCCCGACGTCAGCACGTTCGACGTGCTGCGCCAGCGCGACATTCTGCTGCACCACCCCTACGAATCGTTCGGCGCCGTGGTCGACCTGCTGCGCCAGGCCGCCCAGGACCCTGATGTGCTGGCGATCAAGCAGACGCTCTACCGTGCCGACTCCGACACGCCACTGGTCGACCTGCTGGTGGAGGCCTCGCACAACGGCAAGGACGTCACCGTGGTGATCGAGCTGCGCGCACGCTTCAACGAGGAGGCCAACATCCGCCTCGCGACGCAGTTGCAGGAGGCCGGCGTACAGGTGGTGTACGGCGTGGTCGGCTACAAGACGCACGCCAAGATGATGCTGATCGTGCGCCGCGAACACGGTGCGTTGCGGCGCTACGTCCATCTGTCCACCGGCAACTATCACCAGGCCAACAGCCGTGTGTATACCGACATCGGCCTGATGTCGGCGCAACCGGAGATCGGCGAGGACATCCACAAAGTGTTCCAGCAGCTGTCCGGACTGGGGCCGCAGATCAAGCTGAAGCGCCTGCTGCATTCACCCTTCACGCTGTACACCAGCGTGGTGGCAAAGATCGAACGCGAAACCGCCCACGCCCGCGCCGGCAAGCCGGCACGCATCGTCGCCAAGCTCAACGCACTGAACGAATCGCACGTGGTCGAGGCGCTTTATCGTGCCTCGCAGGCCGGCGTGGAAATCGATCTGATCGTGCGCGGGGCCTGCACGCTGCGCCCGGGCCTGCCCGGCCTGTCCGAGCGGGTCCGCGTGCGCTCCATCGTCGGACGTTTCCTCGAACACAGCCGGGTGTACTGGTTCGCCAACGACGGCGATGCCGAGGTGTACTGCGCCAGTGCCGACTGGATGGGCCGCAATCTGCTGCGCCGGATCGAGATCGCATTTCCCATTCTCGACCCCGAACTGGCCCAGCGTGTCTACGAGGAGACCCTGGCGCTCTACCTGGCCGACAACACCCATGCCTGGCTGCTGGGTGCCGACGGCCACTACACCCGTGCCGAGCAGGGCGACGCGGAACCCTACGACGCACAGCAGACCCTGCTAGACAAGCTTTGCCCATAA
- a CDS encoding exopolyphosphatase, with the protein MGSNSFHLIVARVEHGEPRVIDRLRDNVRMAAGLRSDGTLDPSRRMLALECLARFGQRIAGIPSSHIRAVATNAVRQLATPQTFLSAAEAALGHPVEVVSGREEGRLIFLGAAHGLPISREPRLVIDVGGGSTEFIIGRALAPLQTESVQAGCIASTQRFFPGGKLTRKRWQRANNELGLLLQQFAEDYREVGWLDAYGSSGSAKAIGAAVQAMKLGDDGITAGALAVLRDAMLEQGQIGTLKLPGLTDDRAPVIAGAVAIFEAAFEALGIERMRVCENSMREGLLWDLLGRAGGSDPRTSSIEAVASRYGVDRAQARRVESTALALFDQVADSWSLDSEAREWLSWTARVHEIGLSIAHSQHHKHGAYILRHADMAGFSRQEQQLLAAVVESHRRRPDKATFAGLPLRYRQLARHITALLRLAVLLRRARRPESLPLLRLSAASQRLHLQLPGDWLAQHPLSRADLGQEVAPMGELGLTLDVSPD; encoded by the coding sequence ATGGGCTCGAACAGCTTCCATCTGATCGTCGCGAGGGTCGAGCACGGTGAACCGCGCGTCATCGACCGCCTGCGTGACAATGTGCGCATGGCTGCAGGCCTGCGCTCCGACGGCACACTCGACCCGAGCCGGCGCATGCTGGCCCTGGAGTGCCTGGCACGCTTCGGCCAGCGTATCGCCGGCATCCCCAGTAGCCACATCCGCGCCGTGGCCACCAATGCGGTGCGCCAGCTGGCCACGCCGCAGACTTTCCTGAGCGCCGCCGAGGCGGCACTGGGTCACCCGGTGGAAGTGGTGTCCGGCCGCGAGGAAGGCCGCCTGATCTTTCTGGGTGCCGCCCACGGCCTGCCGATTTCGCGCGAACCGCGGCTGGTGATCGATGTCGGCGGCGGCAGCACCGAGTTCATCATCGGGCGGGCGCTGGCCCCGCTGCAGACCGAAAGCGTGCAGGCCGGATGCATCGCCTCCACCCAGCGCTTCTTCCCCGGCGGCAAACTCACCCGCAAGCGCTGGCAGCGCGCCAACAACGAACTGGGCCTGCTGCTGCAGCAGTTCGCCGAGGACTACCGCGAGGTCGGCTGGCTGGATGCGTACGGCTCATCCGGCAGCGCCAAGGCGATCGGCGCCGCCGTGCAGGCCATGAAACTCGGCGACGACGGCATTACCGCGGGCGCACTGGCCGTCCTGCGGGATGCGATGCTCGAACAGGGCCAGATCGGCACCCTGAAGCTGCCCGGACTGACCGACGACCGCGCGCCCGTCATCGCCGGGGCCGTGGCCATCTTCGAGGCAGCGTTCGAGGCGCTGGGCATCGAACGCATGCGGGTCTGCGAGAACTCGATGCGGGAAGGCCTGCTGTGGGACCTGCTCGGCCGCGCCGGCGGCAGCGATCCGCGCACGTCGAGCATCGAGGCGGTAGCCAGCCGTTATGGCGTGGACCGTGCCCAGGCGCGCCGGGTCGAATCGACCGCCCTGGCACTGTTCGACCAGGTGGCCGACAGCTGGTCGCTGGACAGCGAGGCGCGCGAATGGCTGTCGTGGACGGCCCGCGTGCATGAAATCGGCCTGTCCATCGCGCACAGCCAGCACCACAAGCACGGTGCCTACATCCTCCGGCATGCCGACATGGCCGGCTTCTCGCGCCAGGAACAGCAACTGCTGGCGGCCGTCGTGGAGTCGCACCGGCGCAGGCCCGACAAGGCCACCTTCGCCGGCCTGCCCCTGCGCTATCGCCAGCTCGCACGGCATATCACCGCGCTGCTGCGACTGGCCGTACTGCTGCGCCGGGCACGCCGCCCCGAATCACTACCTCTGCTGCGACTGTCCGCTGCCAGCCAGCGCCTGCATCTGCAGCTGCCCGGCGACTGGCTAGCCCAGCACCCGCTGTCCCGCGCCGACCTCGGGCAGGAAGTAGCACCGATGGGCGAACTGGGGCTGACGCTGGACGTTTCGCCGGACTGA
- a CDS encoding M48 family metalloprotease, protein MPMSPRRPIPRLLTALLLAGLSFGAGAQSQVRLPDLGSSANALISPQEAQDYGAAMFRQMRAMNMLVDDPLLDDYINNLGFRLVAACAKPRDHFAFFIARNPEINAFAAPGGYIAVNSGLIVLAKNQSELAAVMAHEIGHITQNHLQRAFEASKKDTPLLALVLLGAIAAGSTPNGGDAGMAVLTGGQGLLEQKQINFTRKDEAEADRAGIQTLANAGFNPNAMADFFQRMEDAMSTGSGGESVPALLQDHPVTAERISDARARARQLIAEQKQRASGVIVNKAQWAKLTAPIMYVKDPTALQPPRTGKNHLDTFLLMRARVRVLAGDPQRLDTYYASNMARQHGFDTPYNRYGYALALTLSGNGPQAVTELQPVLAAHPGNMIVRLAMAGAQLQAGQHEQALAMYRSLNNEIPGNRAIALAYARALTDGGSKAQATLATDLLRPLLDNSDEPSLYDAYARASDKAGNSELAGEAFADASYLSGRPFDAMQQLQRLLKRPDLDYYARARIQARLAELTPLVMELRKRRIKTPDNPDAHSSQ, encoded by the coding sequence ATGCCGATGTCACCACGCCGCCCCATTCCCCGCCTGCTGACGGCACTGCTTCTCGCCGGCCTGAGCTTCGGTGCTGGGGCCCAGTCCCAGGTGCGCCTGCCCGACCTGGGAAGCTCGGCCAACGCACTGATTTCGCCGCAGGAAGCACAGGATTACGGCGCCGCCATGTTCCGCCAGATGCGCGCGATGAACATGCTGGTGGACGATCCGCTGCTGGACGACTACATCAACAATCTCGGCTTCCGCCTGGTCGCCGCCTGCGCCAAGCCGCGCGATCATTTCGCGTTCTTCATCGCGCGCAACCCGGAGATCAATGCCTTCGCAGCGCCGGGCGGCTATATCGCGGTCAATTCAGGACTGATCGTGCTTGCCAAGAACCAAAGCGAGCTGGCCGCGGTAATGGCCCACGAAATCGGCCATATCACCCAGAACCACCTGCAACGCGCCTTCGAGGCGTCGAAGAAGGACACCCCGCTGCTCGCGCTGGTCCTGCTGGGCGCCATCGCCGCCGGCTCCACGCCCAACGGGGGCGATGCCGGCATGGCGGTACTCACCGGCGGTCAGGGTCTGCTGGAACAGAAGCAGATCAACTTCACTCGCAAGGACGAGGCCGAAGCCGACCGCGCCGGCATCCAGACGCTCGCCAATGCCGGCTTCAACCCCAATGCCATGGCGGACTTCTTCCAGCGCATGGAAGACGCCATGAGCACCGGCTCGGGTGGCGAGAGCGTACCGGCGCTGCTGCAGGACCACCCGGTTACGGCCGAGCGCATCAGCGACGCCAGGGCACGTGCGCGCCAGCTCATCGCGGAACAGAAGCAGCGGGCATCCGGTGTCATCGTCAACAAGGCGCAATGGGCAAAGCTGACCGCGCCGATCATGTACGTGAAGGACCCCACCGCGCTGCAACCACCCCGCACCGGCAAGAACCACCTGGACACGTTCCTGCTGATGCGCGCGCGCGTCCGGGTACTGGCCGGCGACCCGCAGCGGCTGGATACCTACTACGCATCGAACATGGCCAGGCAGCACGGCTTCGATACGCCGTACAACCGCTATGGCTATGCGCTGGCGCTCACCCTGAGCGGCAATGGTCCGCAGGCTGTCACGGAACTGCAACCTGTGCTGGCGGCCCATCCGGGCAACATGATCGTGCGGCTGGCCATGGCCGGTGCGCAGCTGCAAGCCGGCCAGCACGAACAGGCGCTGGCCATGTACCGGTCGCTGAACAATGAAATACCCGGCAACCGGGCGATCGCACTGGCCTATGCCCGCGCACTGACCGACGGCGGCAGCAAAGCCCAGGCCACCCTTGCCACTGACCTGCTGCGCCCGCTGCTGGACAACAGCGACGAGCCCAGTCTGTACGACGCCTACGCCCGCGCCAGCGACAAGGCAGGCAACAGCGAGCTGGCGGGTGAAGCCTTCGCCGATGCCAGCTACCTGTCCGGGCGTCCGTTCGACGCCATGCAGCAACTGCAGCGCCTGCTCAAGCGGCCCGACCTCGACTATTACGCCCGCGCCCGCATCCAGGCCCGGCTGGCCGAGCTGACACCGCTGGTCATGGAGCTGCGCAAGCGCAGGATCAAAACCCCCGACAACCCGGATGCCCACTCGTCACAGTGA
- a CDS encoding carboxymuconolactone decarboxylase family protein, with amino-acid sequence MSSGDTPSGKSRVEDFTAFRQRMNERILSEDNQVVRRFFALDTQTYRAGALDVKTKEMLGLVASMVLRCDDCISYHVAQCKEAGVSRDEFFEVFSVGLVVGGSIVIPHLRRAVDFLDTLEAGEADSAGQCPDHA; translated from the coding sequence ATGAGCAGCGGCGATACGCCCTCCGGCAAGAGCCGGGTCGAGGATTTCACCGCGTTCCGGCAACGCATGAACGAGCGCATCCTGTCCGAGGACAACCAGGTGGTGCGGCGCTTCTTCGCGCTGGACACGCAGACCTACCGGGCCGGCGCGCTGGACGTGAAAACCAAGGAGATGCTCGGTCTGGTCGCCTCGATGGTGCTGCGCTGCGACGATTGCATCAGCTACCACGTGGCGCAGTGCAAGGAAGCCGGCGTCAGCCGCGACGAATTCTTCGAGGTGTTCAGCGTGGGCCTGGTGGTCGGCGGATCCATCGTCATTCCGCATCTGCGCCGCGCGGTGGATTTTCTCGATACGCTGGAAGCGGGCGAGGCGGACAGCGCCGGTCAGTGCCCGGATCACGCCTGA
- the phoR gene encoding phosphate regulon sensor histidine kinase PhoR yields the protein MARFTQGAWLSPLPLVAGLAAGALLGALAGHAALGLAIVAVTEIVLLLSRLRHLTHANIMPMSAPNPLRHDRFMRRSRRLASSLHDLRHAAANLPDALVLLDQSLRIRWFNHAAESLLGLRRPNDRGNLLADRLRGSELAHWLQGDTSEPLGDIAAPGQPSRHINVTMLPFGNRQHLLLARDISHLTRLEQIRRDFVANVSHELRTPLTVIHGYLELLDPEDVPELAPVLGEMRTQSKRMGQIVEDLLTLSRLETQDHVVDERVPMAPLLATLRKEAEALSKGRHRIVVEDLTHVDLVGSQKDLHSALSNLVSNAVRYTPTDGCITIRWECLPDGDAIYSVSDTGFGIPANHLARLTERFYRVSSSRSRETGGTGLGLSIVKHVLNLHQAQLEIRSSPGEGSTFACRFGHARLLQREANAASLSANGSSSGT from the coding sequence ATGGCTCGATTCACACAAGGCGCATGGTTGTCTCCGCTGCCGCTTGTCGCCGGCCTGGCCGCTGGCGCCCTGCTGGGTGCGCTGGCAGGACATGCGGCGCTCGGGCTCGCCATTGTCGCCGTGACGGAAATCGTCCTGCTGCTGTCGCGTCTCCGTCACCTGACGCACGCAAACATAATGCCCATGTCCGCCCCCAACCCGCTTCGCCACGATCGTTTCATGCGCCGCTCACGCCGTCTCGCCAGTAGCCTGCACGACCTGCGCCACGCTGCCGCCAACCTGCCGGATGCCCTGGTGCTGCTTGACCAGAGTCTGCGTATCCGCTGGTTCAATCATGCGGCGGAAAGCCTGCTCGGCCTGCGCCGACCGAACGATCGGGGCAACCTGCTGGCCGACCGGCTGCGCGGCTCGGAACTTGCCCACTGGCTGCAGGGCGATACCAGCGAACCGCTGGGCGACATTGCCGCCCCGGGCCAGCCCAGTCGCCACATCAACGTGACCATGCTGCCGTTCGGCAACCGCCAGCACCTGCTGCTGGCCCGCGACATCAGCCATCTCACCCGACTGGAACAGATCCGTCGCGACTTCGTCGCCAATGTCTCGCACGAACTGCGCACACCGCTGACCGTCATCCATGGCTATCTGGAACTGCTCGACCCGGAAGACGTGCCCGAACTGGCCCCGGTACTGGGCGAGATGCGCACGCAGTCCAAGCGCATGGGGCAGATCGTGGAAGACCTGCTGACCCTGTCCCGGCTGGAAACCCAGGATCACGTGGTGGACGAACGCGTGCCCATGGCGCCACTGCTGGCAACCCTGCGCAAGGAGGCCGAGGCACTCAGCAAGGGGCGTCATCGCATCGTCGTCGAGGACCTCACGCACGTGGACCTGGTCGGCTCGCAGAAAGACCTGCACAGTGCCCTGTCCAACCTGGTCAGCAATGCCGTGCGCTACACGCCCACCGACGGCTGCATCACTATCCGCTGGGAATGCCTGCCCGATGGCGATGCCATCTATTCGGTCAGCGACACCGGCTTCGGCATTCCCGCCAATCACCTGGCACGCCTTACCGAGCGCTTCTACCGCGTCTCGTCCAGCCGCTCGCGCGAAACTGGCGGCACCGGCCTGGGCCTGTCGATCGTCAAGCACGTGCTGAACCTGCACCAGGCGCAACTGGAAATCCGCAGCAGCCCGGGCGAGGGCTCGACCTTCGCCTGCCGGTTCGGCCACGCACGCCTGCTGCAGCGTGAAGCCAACGCAGCCAGCCTCAGCGCCAACGGTTCCAGCAGCGGAACCTGA
- a CDS encoding tyrosine-type recombinase/integrase, protein MALLTDTKARSVKPGGTPLAHGGVTGLTLHPSPAHKGQGKWVLRYVSPITKKRRNAGLGSYPDISIAGAAEQARVMRDQIAHGQDPLEVKAAEAAMPRIPTLREAAEVLHRELTPGWKNAKHAQQWINTLTEYAFPLIGQLPIDQVLPRHIAEALRPIWLDKAETAGRVKQRLHAVMAWGWAHGHCAANPVDVVHHLLPQQPSKTVRTQHQPAMPWMDIPAFMAKQLQHPHDVVCAALKLLILTATRSGEIRGARWSEFDLKHAIWTIPAERMKAKQAHRIPLARQAVDLIKKQRGLHDTLVFPSMRVQNELSDMTLTAFLRRAKAVSDTAGRTATAHGFRSSFRDWCSENGYARDLAERSLAHTVQSQVEAAYHRTDLLEQRRPMMQAWADFVAR, encoded by the coding sequence ATGGCGCTACTCACCGATACCAAAGCACGTAGTGTCAAACCCGGAGGCACCCCGCTGGCGCATGGCGGAGTAACCGGGCTGACACTTCACCCGTCGCCCGCCCACAAGGGGCAAGGCAAATGGGTACTACGCTATGTCAGCCCCATCACCAAGAAGCGCCGAAACGCCGGACTCGGCAGCTATCCAGACATCAGCATTGCGGGAGCAGCTGAACAGGCCCGCGTCATGCGCGACCAGATTGCCCACGGACAGGACCCATTGGAGGTCAAAGCGGCCGAGGCAGCCATGCCGCGTATCCCCACCCTAAGGGAGGCAGCTGAAGTTCTGCACAGGGAACTAACCCCGGGCTGGAAGAATGCGAAGCATGCCCAGCAATGGATCAACACTCTGACGGAGTATGCCTTCCCCCTGATTGGCCAGCTTCCGATCGACCAAGTTCTGCCTCGACACATCGCCGAGGCACTCCGCCCCATCTGGCTGGACAAAGCAGAGACCGCAGGCCGAGTTAAGCAGCGCTTGCATGCCGTCATGGCATGGGGGTGGGCGCATGGCCACTGCGCCGCTAATCCCGTGGATGTCGTACATCACCTCCTGCCTCAACAGCCAAGCAAGACTGTCCGCACCCAACATCAGCCAGCCATGCCGTGGATGGACATCCCTGCATTCATGGCCAAGCAGCTTCAGCACCCACACGACGTAGTATGTGCTGCTCTTAAGCTGCTGATACTGACAGCGACTCGCTCCGGTGAAATCCGGGGCGCTCGGTGGTCCGAATTTGACCTTAAGCACGCCATTTGGACGATTCCAGCCGAACGAATGAAGGCGAAACAAGCGCACCGCATCCCCCTCGCCAGGCAGGCAGTCGATCTCATCAAGAAGCAACGTGGTCTGCACGACACCCTGGTATTCCCATCGATGCGCGTTCAGAACGAGCTGTCTGATATGACCCTGACGGCCTTCCTACGCCGAGCCAAAGCGGTGAGCGACACCGCTGGCCGTACAGCGACCGCACATGGATTTAGGTCTAGCTTTCGGGATTGGTGTAGCGAGAACGGCTATGCACGTGATCTCGCAGAGAGATCCCTCGCCCACACGGTTCAGAGCCAAGTAGAAGCGGCATACCACCGAACGGATCTACTTGAGCAGCGACGCCCCATGATGCAAGCGTGGGCTGATTTCGTAGCCCGCTAA
- a CDS encoding peptidylprolyl isomerase, which translates to MHKFLLASLLLLTLPALAAEPTKPVVPGTDPEVLLHTSMGDITLELFPDKAPKSVANFLRYVREGFYAGTVFHRSIPGYLIQGGLYTRELQPRRTHPPVPSEANNGLSNLRGTIAVARGADPNSGTSQFFINLVDNRRLDYAGNQSGMTWGYAVFGKVVKGMSVVDKIAALPTRPLGPFAADVPNPLVVIEGARVLNDGAPAAASSSAAPAAPASTDAAKPESKTKPAKPEPHAKKKAKAAASHSHA; encoded by the coding sequence ATGCACAAGTTTCTGCTCGCATCACTGCTCCTGCTGACGCTGCCCGCGCTCGCCGCCGAACCGACCAAACCCGTCGTGCCGGGAACCGATCCCGAGGTGTTGCTGCATACGTCGATGGGCGACATCACGCTTGAGCTGTTTCCCGACAAGGCCCCGAAAAGCGTGGCCAATTTCCTCCGCTATGTCCGCGAAGGTTTCTATGCCGGCACCGTGTTCCACCGCTCGATTCCCGGCTACCTGATCCAGGGTGGCCTGTACACGCGCGAATTGCAGCCGCGACGCACACACCCGCCGGTGCCCAGCGAAGCGAACAACGGTCTTTCCAACCTGCGCGGCACCATTGCAGTGGCGCGCGGCGCCGACCCCAATTCCGGCACATCGCAGTTCTTCATCAACCTGGTCGACAACCGCCGGCTCGACTACGCCGGCAACCAGAGCGGCATGACCTGGGGCTATGCCGTCTTCGGCAAAGTGGTCAAGGGCATGTCCGTGGTCGACAAGATCGCCGCCCTGCCGACGCGCCCGCTTGGCCCCTTCGCCGCCGACGTGCCCAACCCGCTGGTCGTGATCGAGGGTGCCCGTGTGCTCAATGACGGCGCTCCGGCTGCCGCCAGCAGCAGCGCTGCACCCGCCGCACCCGCATCCACCGATGCAGCCAAGCCGGAATCCAAGACCAAGCCGGCCAAACCCGAACCGCATGCGAAGAAGAAGGCCAAAGCGGCGGCCAGCCACTCGCACGCATGA